The sequence below is a genomic window from Zygosaccharomyces rouxii strain CBS732 chromosome D complete sequence.
CCTCTTGCtacctttgaaatttttcaacgatTCCAAGAGCTTACTGCAGACTAACACGTGATATGTGTTATCAGTATCAAAGGTCTGTGTGGAAtggtttcttcttatcGTACAGGCAATTTCGTGCCATGTTGTAGATGATTCTCTGGTCCTTTAATCTTAATCTAGTCGACTGATATTGGTTAGTACTACTGTCCATCAGGGAAATTAATGTTTCTTATAATGCACATACTGAAAACAAAAGCGTTAATCTCTTGGCCTCTCTAACGAGAATCGCTAGGTAAAAGATTACCTGTTGATTTTTCACGAAGCCTTCATTAATTATAACATCCACAATCAAATCTCTTGCCAAAAAATCTGATCTTTGGATCCAAGGTTGTATCCATGAATTGGGGCAAACCACAAGCCCATTCTCTTTGGTTACTTCGACTCCGTAATTTCGTATTACAGTCATGGATTCAATGGTTGGTTTTCTGAGAAACATCGAAGTCACTACGAATATGGCCAGTCGAAGCATAACAGCCTTGTAAAACGGTAATTCGAGCTTATCATGACAGGTTTTCATAGCTATACTGTTTAACACAATTAGTAGTAAAAAATTCACCACAGATTTCAATGCATAGGAGCTGGGGATTACTGTAAATTTGACAAATGTCTCTCTATCATCCTTTTCAATCGATAATGAGTACCGCTGGTCCTTTATAACTGATACTTGAGACTTCATTTGACCATCTGCAGCTGCACCGGATAACGATAAAGGTGAAGTTCGCTCCCGCGAACTCCGGGACTCTTATACACACAAGAAAGGTTAATCACTTAAAGTTTGaaaaccatttttttttttttcatttcctTTCTACGCAAACTCCGTTATATACAACTCATTAATTAGTTCTAATCTGTATTCCATAATTATGCTTCTTCAGCTacttcctcttctttcttcctcctcACGTCGTCAATTGTACCGAGAACGACTTCTGTCTTTCTATATGCCTTTAATTCCTCAGTTCTGAACCCACCTGAACTCTTCTTACCAACAACTCCTACAGTTTTAACATTCTTAGagtcttcttctttggcaTTTGCCTTGGCGGCTTCgatttctttcatttcCTCTTCATGTCTTATTTTGATCTGTTCCAGCTTCTCGTTAAATTCAACAACAGTACcaatttccttctttgTATCGAGACAGTACTGGTCAAAATCTGCAGGTAGCCTCGATCGCAGTGCTAATTCAACAATCACAGGATGCTTCCtttcttcattgataaattttgcCTTAATTTGCTTCCTGGTCCTGTAAGGGAACAGCTGCGCTATCAGATTGAAATCTGTCCCCCACATGGAAAGCGATTTATAGAgtttaatcaattcttctgttGTCCACGGATCAGTGTAAACGTTTCTACCATAAGTGCTTGAATTGTAAAGATTTTCGAATGGATTTTCGTCAACTCTTTCCTTTTGGCGATTCTCAAAAGTCGCATTTCTATGTCTATCCACAACTGTAGAGTCTTCATCAAGGATCATCTTACCATCCTGACccattttcaattgaaggGCACTTTGTGACTGCGAGAATTCAGGTACTTCGGTAtgtaacaatttttcacgAGCTTCTTTACGGTCTTCCAGCTCCTTTTCCTCTACCTCTctattcaaagattttaaagatttgaactCTTCCCTTGCTctttttctcaattctcTACGTGactttcttttctcaaattttaTCATTCCTGCTAGTTTGGCCCTTTCAAAGTTTTCAGATGGTGtaccaattggtaatttagGTTTGCATAATTCCGCCAtggtaaattcttgttcGTCTATCATATATCGTTCTGAATCAGTATCTTGAATATCTTTGGGGATTTCCTTTAGGCTTCTTATAGTGTATTTCTCATAGAGACTATCTGTCCTCTGGAACAGCTCAACAGACgattctttcttttgtcCAGGATCTGAAATTGCAGTTGCGGTATGCACGTCAGAATCAGGAGTGTCTATCTTAGAGACTATACCAATCCTTTTGGCAGATCCTGGTTTCTTGGTGGCTACAGAGCGAACCGACATCCTGCGTCTTTTCAAGGCCTGTAAAGCGGCATCCTTCTCCGGTATGGTGGTAGCTCTGACTTTTTTGGGAGCATTTTTAGATATAGTTGATAGTCTGCCTTCATCAGAAGAATCTTCAAAGTTTGGCTTAAAAAGAGGTCTACCGTTTGAAGCGTTACTCAGTGAATCTAGTCGGCTAGAACGGCGCCTTTGAGACGCAGAAGATGGTATAGATAATTGTGTAGAGGTTTGCAACGGTGCTGAGGATTTACTTGCAGATGATGTGGAAACCTGCGTAGATTCATTATCCGGTAAAGCACCTTTATCTGGAGAGTTTTCACGAGactcatcaaattcatcatcttctccactctcatcctcatcaccatcgtcgtcctcatcattttcatcgGCAACTGCAGTGTCGTCGCTATTCGTAGGTTTTGGaggatttggaattggtgGTGCAGGTTTAGCTTTATTTGCAACCGCAGGAACAGAACGTGGTTTAAGTTTGGGAGCAAAACGTGTACCACTTTTATTAACCACACTACTCATCTTAAAAATGATTATAACCTCAGTGAACCCTCGCTAGTTGCTTTTAAATCGAGTTCTTCTGAATGGCGATGAGGTTTACAATCTACGTTTAATTTTGTTCAGGAATCTTTTAAACTTTACGCacatcaaaaagaaaaaaaaaacaacaaaaagagaataaaaTGAATAAAGGTGTAAAAAACAAGCTAGCGAAGAAGAAGGCTACCCAGTACTCATAGTAGTTGGTCTCTAAAGAGACATTCTTCTAGTATTTTTGACAATTTTCCCCGAAATTTTTAGGCTGTTCTAAGGCAAAAATATCTATAAAAAAAGGAGTGAAGTAGAATTCAATTATGAAGATCCTCAGAAGCCTACAAAGACAAGCGCCtgattttctttggatttgaatttaaaacTTATTAGACTCTATGGCAATTTATACCTTTCTACTTTATAACTCGCTGTCGCGATTTCCTATTTCGGACACTCTGTCACTTTGATTTATAGAAACTAGTAGAATGACGAGGTTAGGACAAGTAAAACCACAGAAATATTTTAAGGTGTGCAAAGGCTGTCTTAAATATTTAGAAATTAACCCACGTATGGTCCTCTTAAATATGTTGGAAGTGCTTTGGAACGAGTTCAGACTACCGCATCACAAATATTTCAACACTTATTTAATTAAGGgcccaaaatttttggaaaaaaaagggaaTTGGTCAGAAAACTTTGAGGATTTTAATGAAACTACTCTCAAGTGACGGAAACATCTGTCTGGTGCTCTCAGAGATGACTCAATTTATGTAAACCTCGGTATTTAACCAATCTAAGTCATGTCGTACGAATGTCAATTGtacgaaaaaaaatttggtcaaCATTGCCACAGCTGAAGTGAAATTTATTCAATGCAATCACCAGGGCTATCACCTCCACGTATATTTTACTATAGCGCTAATAGTCCCTCCTGACAAGTTTAAACTGACCAAATGTCTGCAGATCATTCGAGAGATCCATGTCCTATCGTTATCCTAAATGATTTTGGTGGTGCTTTCGCCATGGGTGCCATTGGTGGGTGCGTTTGGCATGGTATTAAAGGTTTTAGAAATTCTCCAATGGGTGAACGTAGAATTGGTGCTATGAGTGCACTAAAAGCTCGTGCCCctgttgttggtggtaatttCGGTGTATGGGGTGGTCTTTTCTCAACTTTTGATTGTGCTGTTAAAGCTGTTAGAAAGAGAGAAGATCCATGGAATGCTATAATAGGTGGTTTCTTTACAGGTGGTGCTCTTGCCATTAGAGGTGGTTGGAAACATACGAGAAACAGTGCAATTACTTGTGCATGTCTATTAGGTGTTATCGAAGGTGTTGGTCTAATGTTCCAAAGGTATGCCGCTTGGCAAGCAAAGCCAATGGCTCCACCTTTGCCAGAAGCTTCACCACAACCTCAACCTTTGCAAGCTTGAACGAAACGCAACTTGCACTTGTATATACGGAATAACGAAACGAATCTGTAATTTATGTACGATTTCTTAGCCCAAAAGATTTACTGCCAATATATGAAAACGATCGATCAATCCATTAAGCATAGTGTTATAAGAACACATACGAAGTACGCATGCATATATCAGTATATTCCATTAATTTattatactttttttttattattctcAGATTTCTACTCTAGATGAAGTATTAGTCTTCACCTATTCTAAGTCTATCAAACTCCTTGGCCGTACCTTCTTGTAGTGACGGATGCTTTATATTGCCAATATTTTTATTCATGCCTGGAGGGATAGTGCTATCATTAGTACTATTGCTGGTAGCAGTAGATTGTAATGTGCCTGGTGGATACCATTCTCCAGTGAATGGTTGTTGGGTGACAAACGGATGCATTGATGCCAGCTGTGGAGTCCATCTTTCCAAAGGATTGATATTTAAGACACCCCTTAGGAAATGGATCAAACAATCTCTATCcctttgttcttgttcaatCAACTCCGGATTACCTTTTATCTTTTTGGAATAGCGGTAATTTTTTATGATATCTGGCATCTTTGTCCACTTAAAGTATTGCTTGCTTGGCTGCTCATTAGAGGAATACTCTTGATTATATTCATCCACAGTCTTTAATCTGTATTTCATAGTCGGTGAACCCAGACGGccatcatcaccatctgCAAACGATAATCCTTCTTCTAATGTatcatctttcttcataAACCTACTAGTATTTTTACCCATATCCATCATCCATACTGGTGGATACCCAAGGCATTCTACAATCCTACTCACTTGGTTAAATTCCGATACACCTGGCAAAATAGGGATCCCCAAAAACAGTTCGGCTACAATACACCCTAATGACCACATATCAATACTGGTGGAATACGGTATACCAAATAAAACTTCAGGTGCACGATAAAATCTCGATTGAATATAGGTATAAATGGtccttctttcttcacAAGATGATCCAAAATCAATAACTTTCAAATCGGGCCTATCTGGTGAACACAGTAAAACGTTTTCCGGTTTCAAATCACAGTGAACCAATTTACTGTCTTTGAGCACACATAGAGCATCTAAAAGCTGAGCTGTGAAAGTTCTAATCAGACGCATAGAAAGACCGTGGAACTGGTTTTGTTTCAAAAGCTCATAAAGATTGTTGCTTAATAGCTCGAAAACAAGGCATAAATGATTCTTGTGAACAAAAGTATCGTACATTTGTAGAATGTGATGTTTATTCATGGGATCCACTTTTGTGTTGAGTAAATCTAAAATCCTTGCCTCTGTAATACTTTGAGTTAGGTGTTCTTCTCTAGACTTAACCACTTTAACTGCAACGATTTTTTTGGTCAAGATGTTCTGACATTTAACCACTTGACCAAAAGTACCCTGACCCAAGATGTCTAAAACCAAATATTTCCTGTTCTGTTCAGTTCCCAACACGTCATTCACGTATAGGATGTAATCACTATTGATGTTATCGTAACCGCCGTTATACTTTCCCTCATTAGGCTTAGTCAATACTCGCTTGGGATTTTTGGAAGTTTGATATGAAAAATCTGGAGAACATAATGAATAAGTAGTAATTAATCCCTTAGTCAATGCAATTACTGGTGAAATAGTTTTAGAATTCAAGGATGCACGTCTGTATTTCGGAGTCGCGTTTAAAGTTGGTTTTAACTCCGATTTAGAATTACATTTTTGCATTTGCGGAATCTTGACTTGTTGTGGAGAAGGGGCTCCCACCATAGCTCCTTGAGCACCAGCATCTCTTCTCAATTGCTTGTAAGGAGGCTGTAAAGATGCAGTGGGACTTGTGCTTGGTGGATAACAACTTAGCCTACGATACGGCGTCATATTAGTAGCTGCGCCAGCCGCCGGTGTAAAGTTAGTGGGCGCCCCAAGTGATGCTAAATTTGTAGGCCCACTTGGTGGATAATGAACAGCAGCTACACTTTGCCTTCTGTGTAAATCTCCACCGGCACCATAGAATGAAGATGGAACAAATCTTGCACCCGCTAactgttgctgctgttggGCCAGCAACATATTACGAATCTGATTTTGCCGTTGTGGATCATATACACCAGCATATGCATTCCTATCGTCGTATTCAAATGGATTAGGATTTGGGGCTCTTGCAGGTGGTATTACCAAACTTGATTTCCTTCTGTATGT
It includes:
- the GPI15 gene encoding phosphatidylinositol N-acetylglucosaminyltransferase GPI15 (similar to uniprot|P53961 Saccharomyces cerevisiae YNL038W GPI15 Protein involved in the synthesis of N-acetylglucosaminyl phosphatidylinositol (GlcNAc-PI) the first intermediate in the synthesis of glycosylphosphatidylinositol (GPI) anchors homologous to the human PIG-H protein): MKSQVSVIKDQRYSLSIEKDDRETFVKFTVIPSSYALKSVVNFLLLIVLNSIAMKTCHDKLELPFYKAVMLRLAIFVVTSMFLRKPTIESMTVIRNYGVEVTKENGLVVCPNSWIQPWIQRSDFLARDLIVDVIINEGFVKNQQVIFYLAILVREAKRLTLLFSVCAL
- the BDP1 gene encoding transcription factor TFIIIB subunit BDP1 (weakly similar to uniprot|P46678 Saccharomyces cerevisiae YNL039W BDP1 Essential subunit of RNA polymerase III transcription factor (TFIIIB) which is involved in transcription of genes encoding tRNAs 5S rRNA U6 snRNA and other small RNAs), with amino-acid sequence MSSVVNKSGTRFAPKLKPRSVPAVANKAKPAPPIPNPPKPTNSDDTAVADENDEDDDGDEDESGEDDEFDESRENSPDKGALPDNESTQVSTSSASKSSAPLQTSTQLSIPSSASQRRRSSRLDSLSNASNGRPLFKPNFEDSSDEGRLSTISKNAPKKVRATTIPEKDAALQALKRRRMSVRSVATKKPGSAKRIGIVSKIDTPDSDVHTATAISDPGQKKESSVELFQRTDSLYEKYTIRSLKEIPKDIQDTDSERYMIDEQEFTMAELCKPKLPIGTPSENFERAKLAGMIKFEKRKSRRELRKRAREEFKSLKSLNREVEEKELEDRKEAREKLLHTEVPEFSQSQSALQLKMGQDGKMILDEDSTVVDRHRNATFENRQKERVDENPFENLYNSSTYGRNVYTDPWTTEELIKLYKSLSMWGTDFNLIAQLFPYRTRKQIKAKFINEERKHPVIVELALRSRLPADFDQYCLDTKKEIGTVVEFNEKLEQIKIRHEEEMKEIEAAKANAKEEDSKNVKTVGVVGKKSSGGFRTEELKAYRKTEVVLGTIDDVRRKKEEEVAEEA
- the TIM17 gene encoding protein transporter TIM17 (highly similar to uniprot|P39515 Saccharomyces cerevisiae YJL143W TIM17 Mitochondrial inner membrane protein involved in protein import 16.5 kDa inner membrane protein required for import of mitochondrial precursor proteins), with the translated sequence MSADHSRDPCPIVILNDFGGAFAMGAIGGCVWHGIKGFRNSPMGERRIGAMSALKARAPVVGGNFGVWGGLFSTFDCAVKAVRKREDPWNAIIGGFFTGGALAIRGGWKHTRNSAITCACLLGVIEGVGLMFQRYAAWQAKPMAPPLPEASPQPQPLQA
- the YAK1 gene encoding serine/threonine protein kinase YAK1 (similar to uniprot|P14680 Saccharomyces cerevisiae YJL141C YAK1 Serine-threonine protein kinase that is part of a glucose-sensing system involved in growth control in response to glucose availability translocates from the cytoplasm to the nucleus and phosphorylates Pop2p in response to a glucose signal) → MWNPLYLSSEDQEQLKKQQQQQGLQQRLHQMERRQSQSQRAQHQQHSQQHQQPQQQVQFTFTNPWGNNEDLDPYYSSSAGASSTGLDTSETNPLLAAEYGGDGFDTYRRKSSLVIPPARAPNPNPFEYDDRNAYAGVYDPQRQNQIRNMLLAQQQQQLAGARFVPSSFYGAGGDLHRRQSVAAVHYPPSGPTNLASLGAPTNFTPAAGAATNMTPYRRLSCYPPSTSPTASLQPPYKQLRRDAGAQGAMVGAPSPQQVKIPQMQKCNSKSELKPTLNATPKYRRASLNSKTISPVIALTKGLITTYSLCSPDFSYQTSKNPKRVLTKPNEGKYNGGYDNINSDYILYVNDVLGTEQNRKYLVLDILGQGTFGQVVKCQNILTKKIVAVKVVKSREEHLTQSITEARILDLLNTKVDPMNKHHILQMYDTFVHKNHLCLVFELLSNNLYELLKQNQFHGLSMRLIRTFTAQLLDALCVLKDSKLVHCDLKPENVLLCSPDRPDLKVIDFGSSCEERRTIYTYIQSRFYRAPEVLFGIPYSTSIDMWSLGCIVAELFLGIPILPGVSEFNQVSRIVECLGYPPVWMMDMGKNTSRFMKKDDTLEEGLSFADGDDGRLGSPTMKYRLKTVDEYNQEYSSNEQPSKQYFKWTKMPDIIKNYRYSKKIKGNPELIEQEQRDRDCLIHFLRGVLNINPLERWTPQLASMHPFVTQQPFTGEWYPPGTLQSTATSNSTNDSTIPPGMNKNIGNIKHPSLQEGTAKEFDRLRIGED